One Vespa crabro chromosome 9, iyVesCrab1.2, whole genome shotgun sequence genomic region harbors:
- the LOC124426444 gene encoding uncharacterized protein LOC124426444 isoform X6 has product MKHQRAALSHEAEEKTKVEEEKCEPLVELEVEENNVVESLENTQVETEENEDEIEYVVERLDEIDDVDLNESQGKQQEEEGEEEYAEIEEDEHLHIPSDEEDIKPTLKKVKIESVEDFQENSRDTLAEAMAHVHGEYLEEVDDQENIQMEMIVESEDQNVEIQDMSNLVKSVDNNKNMKEDRENSRSLRRNAKNEKRSGVKLLQDDAKPQTDSGIVMACPLPLLGTTYQINSSVTGTPGTIGVLQPVNTLPIAPAQNKTITLTSGGKTLTLTGGTFQPGTQYVLSKLKSKIPTLVMTEKKPICVTSESLKIEKGSQEQLVIASTSQSSSKKHVILKPVKSTTKKPRVSTHVIDTSKGIPVGGLQVSLYKLMDGRWTFLNESNTGPNGRCTDLVDNAKVNFTAGRYKIHFDIDKYFTLRRIETMYPFIEIVFDVKNPTGHYHIPVLLSPFGYSTYRGSDR; this is encoded by the exons ATGAAACATCAACGAGCAGCTTTGTCACATGAGGctgaagaaaagacaaaagtagaggaagaaaaatgtgAACCTCTTGTTGAATTGGAGGTAGAAGAAAACAATGTTGTTGAG tcTCTGGAAAATACACAAGTTGaaacagaagaaaatgaagatgaaaTTGAATATGTTGTTGAAAGATTAGATGAAATAGATGATGTAGATTTAAATGAATCCCAAGGGAAGcaacaagaagaagagggagaagaggaaTATGCAGAGATTGAAGAAGATGAACATTTACATATACCATCTGACGAGGAAGATATCAAGCCTACGttaaagaaagttaaaatagAATCCGTA GAGGACTTTCAGGAAAATAGCAGGGATACTTTAGCTGAAGCAATGGCTCATGTTCACGGTGAATATTTAGAAGAAGTCGATGATcaagaaaatatacaaatggAAATGATAGTTGAATCTGAAGATCAAAATGTAGAGATCCAAGATATGTCAAATCTCGTTAAATctgtagataataataaaaacatgaaAGAGGATCGTGAGAATAGTAGATCTCTTAGACGCAATgctaagaatgaaaaaagatctGGAGTTAAGCTATTG caAGATGATGCAAAACCTCAAACAGATTCTGGAATAGTTATGGCATGTCCTTTACCATTATTGGGTACAACTTACCAAATAAATTCTTCAGTGACTGGAACACCTGGTACAATAGGGGTGCTACAACCAGTAAATACTCTTCCAATAGCACCTgcacaaaataaaacaattacttTAACATCAGGTGGCAAGACGTTAACTTTAACAGGTGGTACATTTCAACCTGGTACTCAGTATGTACTCAGTAAATTAAAGAGCAAAATACCAACATTAGTTATGACGGAAAAGAAGCCTATTTGCGTCACTAGTGAGTCattaaaaatagagaaaggatCACAAGAACAATTGGTCATAGCTAGCACCAGTCAGTCATCCTCAAAGAAA cACGTTATTTTGAAACCTGTTAAATCTACAACAAAAAAGCCACGCGTTTCTACTCATGTAATTGATACCAGTAAAGGTATTCCTGTAGGAGGTTTACAAGTTAGTCTTTATAAACTTATGGATGGTAGATGGACATTTCTAAATGAgag TAATACGGGTCCGAATGGTCGATGTACAGATTTGGTAGATAATGCTAAAGTTAATTTTACTGCTGgtcgatataaaatacattttgatATCGACAAATATTTCACTCTTAGAAGAATAGAAACTATGTATCCATTTATTGAAATAGTTTTTGATGTAAAAAATCCGACTGGTCATTATCATATACCCGTGTTATTGAGTCCATTTGGATACAGCACTTATCGTGGTTCTGATAGATGA
- the LOC124426444 gene encoding uncharacterized protein LOC124426444 isoform X4 encodes MEKKKSATLIAVNEAALRANLLGTVPRLTPTGKISHAKTRVYTQRYRKEWEQMPDFKGWLTSVAFQPTRAYCTYCKKNLHAHRLSLLKHTCTMKHQRAALSHEAEEKTKVEEEKCEPLVELESLENTQVETEENEDEIEYVVERLDEIDDVDLNESQGKQQEEEGEEEYAEIEEDEHLHIPSDEEDIKPTLKKVKIESVEDFQENSRDTLAEAMAHVHGEYLEEVDDQENIQMEMIVESEDQNVEIQDMSNLVKSVDNNKNMKEDRENSRSLRRNAKNEKRSGVKLLQDDAKPQTDSGIVMACPLPLLGTTYQINSSVTGTPGTIGVLQPVNTLPIAPAQNKTITLTSGGKTLTLTGGTFQPGTQYVLSKLKSKIPTLVMTEKKPICVTSESLKIEKGSQEQLVIASTSQSSSKKHVILKPVKSTTKKPRVSTHVIDTSKGIPVGGLQVSLYKLMDGRWTFLNESNTGPNGRCTDLVDNAKVNFTAGRYKIHFDIDKYFTLRRIETMYPFIEIVFDVKNPTGHYHIPVLLSPFGYSTYRGSDR; translated from the exons atggagaagaaaaaatctgCGACACTGATCGCTGTTAATGAGGCTGCGTTACGCGCCAATCTTCTTGGGACAGTACCACGACTGACGCCAACAGGGAAAATCAGTCATGCCAAGACTCGCGTTTATACGCAACGATATCGTAAAGAATGGGAACAGATGCCGGATTTCAAAg GATGGTTAACATCTGTAGCATTTCAACCGACACGTgcttattgtacttattgcaaaaaaaatcttcatgCCCATCGATTATCTCTTTTGAAACATACATGTACAATGAAACATCAACGAGCAGCTTTGTCACATGAGGctgaagaaaagacaaaagtagaggaagaaaaatgtgAACCTCTTGTTGAATTGGAG tcTCTGGAAAATACACAAGTTGaaacagaagaaaatgaagatgaaaTTGAATATGTTGTTGAAAGATTAGATGAAATAGATGATGTAGATTTAAATGAATCCCAAGGGAAGcaacaagaagaagagggagaagaggaaTATGCAGAGATTGAAGAAGATGAACATTTACATATACCATCTGACGAGGAAGATATCAAGCCTACGttaaagaaagttaaaatagAATCCGTA GAGGACTTTCAGGAAAATAGCAGGGATACTTTAGCTGAAGCAATGGCTCATGTTCACGGTGAATATTTAGAAGAAGTCGATGATcaagaaaatatacaaatggAAATGATAGTTGAATCTGAAGATCAAAATGTAGAGATCCAAGATATGTCAAATCTCGTTAAATctgtagataataataaaaacatgaaAGAGGATCGTGAGAATAGTAGATCTCTTAGACGCAATgctaagaatgaaaaaagatctGGAGTTAAGCTATTG caAGATGATGCAAAACCTCAAACAGATTCTGGAATAGTTATGGCATGTCCTTTACCATTATTGGGTACAACTTACCAAATAAATTCTTCAGTGACTGGAACACCTGGTACAATAGGGGTGCTACAACCAGTAAATACTCTTCCAATAGCACCTgcacaaaataaaacaattacttTAACATCAGGTGGCAAGACGTTAACTTTAACAGGTGGTACATTTCAACCTGGTACTCAGTATGTACTCAGTAAATTAAAGAGCAAAATACCAACATTAGTTATGACGGAAAAGAAGCCTATTTGCGTCACTAGTGAGTCattaaaaatagagaaaggatCACAAGAACAATTGGTCATAGCTAGCACCAGTCAGTCATCCTCAAAGAAA cACGTTATTTTGAAACCTGTTAAATCTACAACAAAAAAGCCACGCGTTTCTACTCATGTAATTGATACCAGTAAAGGTATTCCTGTAGGAGGTTTACAAGTTAGTCTTTATAAACTTATGGATGGTAGATGGACATTTCTAAATGAgag TAATACGGGTCCGAATGGTCGATGTACAGATTTGGTAGATAATGCTAAAGTTAATTTTACTGCTGgtcgatataaaatacattttgatATCGACAAATATTTCACTCTTAGAAGAATAGAAACTATGTATCCATTTATTGAAATAGTTTTTGATGTAAAAAATCCGACTGGTCATTATCATATACCCGTGTTATTGAGTCCATTTGGATACAGCACTTATCGTGGTTCTGATAGATGA
- the LOC124426444 gene encoding uncharacterized protein LOC124426444 isoform X5 has protein sequence MVLSITRAKSTKNIDYGISVIEKAGGWLTSVAFQPTRAYCTYCKKNLHAHRLSLLKHTCTMKHQRAALSHEAEEKTKVEEEKCEPLVELEVEENNVVESLENTQVETEENEDEIEYVVERLDEIDDVDLNESQGKQQEEEGEEEYAEIEEDEHLHIPSDEEDIKPTLKKVKIESVEDFQENSRDTLAEAMAHVHGEYLEEVDDQENIQMEMIVESEDQNVEIQDMSNLVKSVDNNKNMKEDRENSRSLRRNAKNEKRSGVKLLQDDAKPQTDSGIVMACPLPLLGTTYQINSSVTGTPGTIGVLQPVNTLPIAPAQNKTITLTSGGKTLTLTGGTFQPGTQYVLSKLKSKIPTLVMTEKKPICVTSESLKIEKGSQEQLVIASTSQSSSKKHVILKPVKSTTKKPRVSTHVIDTSKGIPVGGLQVSLYKLMDGRWTFLNESNTGPNGRCTDLVDNAKVNFTAGRYKIHFDIDKYFTLRRIETMYPFIEIVFDVKNPTGHYHIPVLLSPFGYSTYRGSDR, from the exons ATGGTCTTATCTATAACGCGCGCTAAGTCCACAAAGAACATCGATTATGGAATAAGCGTTATAGAAAAAGCGGGAG GATGGTTAACATCTGTAGCATTTCAACCGACACGTgcttattgtacttattgcaaaaaaaatcttcatgCCCATCGATTATCTCTTTTGAAACATACATGTACAATGAAACATCAACGAGCAGCTTTGTCACATGAGGctgaagaaaagacaaaagtagaggaagaaaaatgtgAACCTCTTGTTGAATTGGAGGTAGAAGAAAACAATGTTGTTGAG tcTCTGGAAAATACACAAGTTGaaacagaagaaaatgaagatgaaaTTGAATATGTTGTTGAAAGATTAGATGAAATAGATGATGTAGATTTAAATGAATCCCAAGGGAAGcaacaagaagaagagggagaagaggaaTATGCAGAGATTGAAGAAGATGAACATTTACATATACCATCTGACGAGGAAGATATCAAGCCTACGttaaagaaagttaaaatagAATCCGTA GAGGACTTTCAGGAAAATAGCAGGGATACTTTAGCTGAAGCAATGGCTCATGTTCACGGTGAATATTTAGAAGAAGTCGATGATcaagaaaatatacaaatggAAATGATAGTTGAATCTGAAGATCAAAATGTAGAGATCCAAGATATGTCAAATCTCGTTAAATctgtagataataataaaaacatgaaAGAGGATCGTGAGAATAGTAGATCTCTTAGACGCAATgctaagaatgaaaaaagatctGGAGTTAAGCTATTG caAGATGATGCAAAACCTCAAACAGATTCTGGAATAGTTATGGCATGTCCTTTACCATTATTGGGTACAACTTACCAAATAAATTCTTCAGTGACTGGAACACCTGGTACAATAGGGGTGCTACAACCAGTAAATACTCTTCCAATAGCACCTgcacaaaataaaacaattacttTAACATCAGGTGGCAAGACGTTAACTTTAACAGGTGGTACATTTCAACCTGGTACTCAGTATGTACTCAGTAAATTAAAGAGCAAAATACCAACATTAGTTATGACGGAAAAGAAGCCTATTTGCGTCACTAGTGAGTCattaaaaatagagaaaggatCACAAGAACAATTGGTCATAGCTAGCACCAGTCAGTCATCCTCAAAGAAA cACGTTATTTTGAAACCTGTTAAATCTACAACAAAAAAGCCACGCGTTTCTACTCATGTAATTGATACCAGTAAAGGTATTCCTGTAGGAGGTTTACAAGTTAGTCTTTATAAACTTATGGATGGTAGATGGACATTTCTAAATGAgag TAATACGGGTCCGAATGGTCGATGTACAGATTTGGTAGATAATGCTAAAGTTAATTTTACTGCTGgtcgatataaaatacattttgatATCGACAAATATTTCACTCTTAGAAGAATAGAAACTATGTATCCATTTATTGAAATAGTTTTTGATGTAAAAAATCCGACTGGTCATTATCATATACCCGTGTTATTGAGTCCATTTGGATACAGCACTTATCGTGGTTCTGATAGATGA
- the LOC124426444 gene encoding uncharacterized protein LOC124426444 isoform X1, with the protein MEKKKSATLIAVNEAALRANLLGTVPRLTPTGKISHAKTRVYTQRYRKEWEQMPDFKGWLTSVAFQPTRAYCTYCKKNLHAHRLSLLKHTCTMKHQRAALSHEAEEKTKVEEEKCEPLVELEVEENNVVESLENTQVETEENEDEIEYVVERLDEIDDVDLNESQGKQQEEEGEEEYAEIEEDEHLHIPSDEEDIKPTLKKVKIESVEDFQENSRDTLAEAMAHVHGEYLEEVDDQENIQMEMIVESEDQNVEIQDMSNLVKSVDNNKNMKEDRENSRSLRRNAKNEKRSGVKLLQDDAKPQTDSGIVMACPLPLLGTTYQINSSVTGTPGTIGVLQPVNTLPIAPAQNKTITLTSGGKTLTLTGGTFQPGTQYVLSKLKSKIPTLVMTEKKPICVTSESLKIEKGSQEQLVIASTSQSSSKKHVILKPVKSTTKKPRVSTHVIDTSKGIPVGGLQVSLYKLMDGRWTFLNESNTGPNGRCTDLVDNAKVNFTAGRYKIHFDIDKYFTLRRIETMYPFIEIVFDVKNPTGHYHIPVLLSPFGYSTYRGSDR; encoded by the exons atggagaagaaaaaatctgCGACACTGATCGCTGTTAATGAGGCTGCGTTACGCGCCAATCTTCTTGGGACAGTACCACGACTGACGCCAACAGGGAAAATCAGTCATGCCAAGACTCGCGTTTATACGCAACGATATCGTAAAGAATGGGAACAGATGCCGGATTTCAAAg GATGGTTAACATCTGTAGCATTTCAACCGACACGTgcttattgtacttattgcaaaaaaaatcttcatgCCCATCGATTATCTCTTTTGAAACATACATGTACAATGAAACATCAACGAGCAGCTTTGTCACATGAGGctgaagaaaagacaaaagtagaggaagaaaaatgtgAACCTCTTGTTGAATTGGAGGTAGAAGAAAACAATGTTGTTGAG tcTCTGGAAAATACACAAGTTGaaacagaagaaaatgaagatgaaaTTGAATATGTTGTTGAAAGATTAGATGAAATAGATGATGTAGATTTAAATGAATCCCAAGGGAAGcaacaagaagaagagggagaagaggaaTATGCAGAGATTGAAGAAGATGAACATTTACATATACCATCTGACGAGGAAGATATCAAGCCTACGttaaagaaagttaaaatagAATCCGTA GAGGACTTTCAGGAAAATAGCAGGGATACTTTAGCTGAAGCAATGGCTCATGTTCACGGTGAATATTTAGAAGAAGTCGATGATcaagaaaatatacaaatggAAATGATAGTTGAATCTGAAGATCAAAATGTAGAGATCCAAGATATGTCAAATCTCGTTAAATctgtagataataataaaaacatgaaAGAGGATCGTGAGAATAGTAGATCTCTTAGACGCAATgctaagaatgaaaaaagatctGGAGTTAAGCTATTG caAGATGATGCAAAACCTCAAACAGATTCTGGAATAGTTATGGCATGTCCTTTACCATTATTGGGTACAACTTACCAAATAAATTCTTCAGTGACTGGAACACCTGGTACAATAGGGGTGCTACAACCAGTAAATACTCTTCCAATAGCACCTgcacaaaataaaacaattacttTAACATCAGGTGGCAAGACGTTAACTTTAACAGGTGGTACATTTCAACCTGGTACTCAGTATGTACTCAGTAAATTAAAGAGCAAAATACCAACATTAGTTATGACGGAAAAGAAGCCTATTTGCGTCACTAGTGAGTCattaaaaatagagaaaggatCACAAGAACAATTGGTCATAGCTAGCACCAGTCAGTCATCCTCAAAGAAA cACGTTATTTTGAAACCTGTTAAATCTACAACAAAAAAGCCACGCGTTTCTACTCATGTAATTGATACCAGTAAAGGTATTCCTGTAGGAGGTTTACAAGTTAGTCTTTATAAACTTATGGATGGTAGATGGACATTTCTAAATGAgag TAATACGGGTCCGAATGGTCGATGTACAGATTTGGTAGATAATGCTAAAGTTAATTTTACTGCTGgtcgatataaaatacattttgatATCGACAAATATTTCACTCTTAGAAGAATAGAAACTATGTATCCATTTATTGAAATAGTTTTTGATGTAAAAAATCCGACTGGTCATTATCATATACCCGTGTTATTGAGTCCATTTGGATACAGCACTTATCGTGGTTCTGATAGATGA
- the LOC124426444 gene encoding uncharacterized protein LOC124426444 isoform X2: MEKKKSATLIAVNEAALRANLLGTVPRLTPTGKISHAKTRVYTQRYRKEWEQMPDFKGWLTSVAFQPTRAYCTYCKKNLHAHRLSLLKHTCTMKHQRAALSHEAEEKTKVEEEKCEPLVELEVEENNVVESLENTQVETEENEDEIEYVVERLDEIDDVDLNESQGKQQEEEGEEEYAEIEEDEHLHIPSDEEDIKPTLKKVKIESVDFQENSRDTLAEAMAHVHGEYLEEVDDQENIQMEMIVESEDQNVEIQDMSNLVKSVDNNKNMKEDRENSRSLRRNAKNEKRSGVKLLQDDAKPQTDSGIVMACPLPLLGTTYQINSSVTGTPGTIGVLQPVNTLPIAPAQNKTITLTSGGKTLTLTGGTFQPGTQYVLSKLKSKIPTLVMTEKKPICVTSESLKIEKGSQEQLVIASTSQSSSKKHVILKPVKSTTKKPRVSTHVIDTSKGIPVGGLQVSLYKLMDGRWTFLNESNTGPNGRCTDLVDNAKVNFTAGRYKIHFDIDKYFTLRRIETMYPFIEIVFDVKNPTGHYHIPVLLSPFGYSTYRGSDR; this comes from the exons atggagaagaaaaaatctgCGACACTGATCGCTGTTAATGAGGCTGCGTTACGCGCCAATCTTCTTGGGACAGTACCACGACTGACGCCAACAGGGAAAATCAGTCATGCCAAGACTCGCGTTTATACGCAACGATATCGTAAAGAATGGGAACAGATGCCGGATTTCAAAg GATGGTTAACATCTGTAGCATTTCAACCGACACGTgcttattgtacttattgcaaaaaaaatcttcatgCCCATCGATTATCTCTTTTGAAACATACATGTACAATGAAACATCAACGAGCAGCTTTGTCACATGAGGctgaagaaaagacaaaagtagaggaagaaaaatgtgAACCTCTTGTTGAATTGGAGGTAGAAGAAAACAATGTTGTTGAG tcTCTGGAAAATACACAAGTTGaaacagaagaaaatgaagatgaaaTTGAATATGTTGTTGAAAGATTAGATGAAATAGATGATGTAGATTTAAATGAATCCCAAGGGAAGcaacaagaagaagagggagaagaggaaTATGCAGAGATTGAAGAAGATGAACATTTACATATACCATCTGACGAGGAAGATATCAAGCCTACGttaaagaaagttaaaatagAATCCGTA GACTTTCAGGAAAATAGCAGGGATACTTTAGCTGAAGCAATGGCTCATGTTCACGGTGAATATTTAGAAGAAGTCGATGATcaagaaaatatacaaatggAAATGATAGTTGAATCTGAAGATCAAAATGTAGAGATCCAAGATATGTCAAATCTCGTTAAATctgtagataataataaaaacatgaaAGAGGATCGTGAGAATAGTAGATCTCTTAGACGCAATgctaagaatgaaaaaagatctGGAGTTAAGCTATTG caAGATGATGCAAAACCTCAAACAGATTCTGGAATAGTTATGGCATGTCCTTTACCATTATTGGGTACAACTTACCAAATAAATTCTTCAGTGACTGGAACACCTGGTACAATAGGGGTGCTACAACCAGTAAATACTCTTCCAATAGCACCTgcacaaaataaaacaattacttTAACATCAGGTGGCAAGACGTTAACTTTAACAGGTGGTACATTTCAACCTGGTACTCAGTATGTACTCAGTAAATTAAAGAGCAAAATACCAACATTAGTTATGACGGAAAAGAAGCCTATTTGCGTCACTAGTGAGTCattaaaaatagagaaaggatCACAAGAACAATTGGTCATAGCTAGCACCAGTCAGTCATCCTCAAAGAAA cACGTTATTTTGAAACCTGTTAAATCTACAACAAAAAAGCCACGCGTTTCTACTCATGTAATTGATACCAGTAAAGGTATTCCTGTAGGAGGTTTACAAGTTAGTCTTTATAAACTTATGGATGGTAGATGGACATTTCTAAATGAgag TAATACGGGTCCGAATGGTCGATGTACAGATTTGGTAGATAATGCTAAAGTTAATTTTACTGCTGgtcgatataaaatacattttgatATCGACAAATATTTCACTCTTAGAAGAATAGAAACTATGTATCCATTTATTGAAATAGTTTTTGATGTAAAAAATCCGACTGGTCATTATCATATACCCGTGTTATTGAGTCCATTTGGATACAGCACTTATCGTGGTTCTGATAGATGA
- the LOC124426444 gene encoding uncharacterized protein LOC124426444 isoform X3 — translation MEKKKSATLIAVNEAALRANLLGTVPRLTPTGKISHAKTRVYTQRYRKEWEQMPDFKGWLTSVAFQPTRAYCTYCKKNLHAHRLSLLKHTCTMKHQRAALSHEAEEKTKVEEEKCEPLVELEVEENNVVESLENTQVETEENEDEIEYVVERLDEIDDVDLNESQGKQQEEEGEEEYAEIEEDEHLHIPSDEEDIKPTLKKVKIESVENSRDTLAEAMAHVHGEYLEEVDDQENIQMEMIVESEDQNVEIQDMSNLVKSVDNNKNMKEDRENSRSLRRNAKNEKRSGVKLLQDDAKPQTDSGIVMACPLPLLGTTYQINSSVTGTPGTIGVLQPVNTLPIAPAQNKTITLTSGGKTLTLTGGTFQPGTQYVLSKLKSKIPTLVMTEKKPICVTSESLKIEKGSQEQLVIASTSQSSSKKHVILKPVKSTTKKPRVSTHVIDTSKGIPVGGLQVSLYKLMDGRWTFLNESNTGPNGRCTDLVDNAKVNFTAGRYKIHFDIDKYFTLRRIETMYPFIEIVFDVKNPTGHYHIPVLLSPFGYSTYRGSDR, via the exons atggagaagaaaaaatctgCGACACTGATCGCTGTTAATGAGGCTGCGTTACGCGCCAATCTTCTTGGGACAGTACCACGACTGACGCCAACAGGGAAAATCAGTCATGCCAAGACTCGCGTTTATACGCAACGATATCGTAAAGAATGGGAACAGATGCCGGATTTCAAAg GATGGTTAACATCTGTAGCATTTCAACCGACACGTgcttattgtacttattgcaaaaaaaatcttcatgCCCATCGATTATCTCTTTTGAAACATACATGTACAATGAAACATCAACGAGCAGCTTTGTCACATGAGGctgaagaaaagacaaaagtagaggaagaaaaatgtgAACCTCTTGTTGAATTGGAGGTAGAAGAAAACAATGTTGTTGAG tcTCTGGAAAATACACAAGTTGaaacagaagaaaatgaagatgaaaTTGAATATGTTGTTGAAAGATTAGATGAAATAGATGATGTAGATTTAAATGAATCCCAAGGGAAGcaacaagaagaagagggagaagaggaaTATGCAGAGATTGAAGAAGATGAACATTTACATATACCATCTGACGAGGAAGATATCAAGCCTACGttaaagaaagttaaaatagAATCCGTA GAAAATAGCAGGGATACTTTAGCTGAAGCAATGGCTCATGTTCACGGTGAATATTTAGAAGAAGTCGATGATcaagaaaatatacaaatggAAATGATAGTTGAATCTGAAGATCAAAATGTAGAGATCCAAGATATGTCAAATCTCGTTAAATctgtagataataataaaaacatgaaAGAGGATCGTGAGAATAGTAGATCTCTTAGACGCAATgctaagaatgaaaaaagatctGGAGTTAAGCTATTG caAGATGATGCAAAACCTCAAACAGATTCTGGAATAGTTATGGCATGTCCTTTACCATTATTGGGTACAACTTACCAAATAAATTCTTCAGTGACTGGAACACCTGGTACAATAGGGGTGCTACAACCAGTAAATACTCTTCCAATAGCACCTgcacaaaataaaacaattacttTAACATCAGGTGGCAAGACGTTAACTTTAACAGGTGGTACATTTCAACCTGGTACTCAGTATGTACTCAGTAAATTAAAGAGCAAAATACCAACATTAGTTATGACGGAAAAGAAGCCTATTTGCGTCACTAGTGAGTCattaaaaatagagaaaggatCACAAGAACAATTGGTCATAGCTAGCACCAGTCAGTCATCCTCAAAGAAA cACGTTATTTTGAAACCTGTTAAATCTACAACAAAAAAGCCACGCGTTTCTACTCATGTAATTGATACCAGTAAAGGTATTCCTGTAGGAGGTTTACAAGTTAGTCTTTATAAACTTATGGATGGTAGATGGACATTTCTAAATGAgag TAATACGGGTCCGAATGGTCGATGTACAGATTTGGTAGATAATGCTAAAGTTAATTTTACTGCTGgtcgatataaaatacattttgatATCGACAAATATTTCACTCTTAGAAGAATAGAAACTATGTATCCATTTATTGAAATAGTTTTTGATGTAAAAAATCCGACTGGTCATTATCATATACCCGTGTTATTGAGTCCATTTGGATACAGCACTTATCGTGGTTCTGATAGATGA